A genomic region of Nakaseomyces glabratus chromosome C, complete sequence contains the following coding sequences:
- a CDS encoding uncharacterized protein (CAGL0C04785g~Ortholog of S. cerevisiae : YJR115W and Saccharomyces cerevisiae S288C : YJR115W), with protein MQYVSIPQQILLANRARTKLMDCAMVKEHNKDYDLRRMVAHANMLDSLLRDVPTSAQPQQTQRPEPQAQVYRAQAHEYDEELMFDMDDKEYHTSTECSNMISQCRRYEDSLSDQSQYDQYSDQYHEQYSDQFGTLRGSLRGSVRDSLGDSLDCDNAVEENKDDVTTTTMTTTIDENGELHTCNRVPLLYQTLRDENTPRDLRDHIIDNEREDDYGDDPRDDEENLLESGESPDEMDGCGLLAEVVYTNPVSMRYNKWQHPADTSTELYKPRYIDAYIRPLN; from the coding sequence ATGCAGTACGTATCAATTCCACAACAGATATTGCTGGCCAATCGGGCCAGGACCAAGCTCATGGACTGTGCGATGGTCAAGGAGCACAACAAGGACTACGACCTGCGACGCATGGTCGCACACGCCAACATGCTCGACAGCTTGCTGCGAGATGTTCCGACCTCCGCACAGCCACAACAGACACAACGGCCAGAACCGCAGGCCCAAGTATACCGTGCGCAGGCGCACGAGTACGACGAGGAGCTGATGTTCGACATGGACGACAAGGAGTACCACACGTCGACGGAGTGCTCGAACATGATCAGTCAATGCAGGCGGTACGAGGACTCGCTGAGCGATCAGTCTCAGTACGACCAGTACAGTGATCAGTACCACGAGCAGTACAGCGATCAGTTTGGCACTCTGCGCGGCTCTCTGCGCGGTTCTGTGCGCGACTCGCTGGGAGACTCGCTGGACTGCGACAACGCCGTCGAAGAGAACAAAGATGATGTgacgacgacgacgatgacGACCACTATCGACGAGAACGGCGAGTTGCACACGTGCAACCGCGTACCACTCCTCTACCAGACCCTGCGCGACGAAAATACTCCACGTGATCTACGTGACCACATCATTGACAACGAAAGAGAAGATGATTACGGAGATGATCCACGTGACGACGAAGAGAACCTGCTCGAATCCGGGGAGTCGCCGGACGAGATGGACGGCTGCGGGCTGCTGGCGGAGGTCGTGTACACTAACCCCGTGTCGATGCGCTACAACAAGTGGCAGCACCCCGCAGACACCAGCACCGAACTGTACAAGCCAAGATACATAGACGCCTACATACGACCACTCAattaa
- the RSM7 gene encoding mitochondrial 37S ribosomal protein uS7m (CAGL0C04807g~Ortholog(s) have structural constituent of ribosome activity and mitochondrial small ribosomal subunit localization), protein MLTRVRGNALAVLRSRAVSARPVLPMASQHRLVAMRKLTTNRVLLQEQKQDKSTSAVVDENLSFTDEEVDEWLKDIEELKTEFSEREFLPEVSLAPPGQARIDLVEEAIKSSQEFEPSQEQLEEWEALKDQPMPQLKDPTVQHVTNMIMRHGKKDRAQKIISRALYFLHCKTRKDPVELLKKALDDMAPLMMVKTFNTGVAKAAVIPVPLSQRQRNRIAWKWIVEGANKRVSNDFAVRLGEELVAVYEGKSSGFEKRDQMHKTAIAHRSYIQLR, encoded by the coding sequence ATGTTGACTAGAGTTAGAGGGAACGCTCTGGCGGTGCTGAGATCGAGGGCCGTAAGTGCTAGGCCAGTACTGCCAATGGCTTCGCAGCACAGGCTTGTGGCAATGAGAAAGCTGACGACCAACAGAGTGCTATTACAAGAGCAAAAACAGGATAAGAGCACTAGTGCTGTTGTAGATGAAAACTTAAGTTtcactgatgaagaagtggATGAATGGTTAAAAGACATAGAGGAATTAAAGACAGAATTCTCTGAGCGTGAGTTTCTGCCCGAAGTGTCATTGGCACCCCCAGGTCAAGCCAGAATAGACTTAGTCGAAGAAGCCATCAAGTCATCTCAGGAATTCGAACCATCACAAGAACAGCTGGAAGAATGGGAGGCCTTAAAAGATCAACCTATGCCGCAATTGAAAGATCCTACTGTACAACACGTCACAAATATGATCATGAGACATGGTAAGAAGGACAGGGCGCAGAAGATAATCTCTAGGGCCTTATATTTCCTACATTGTAAGACAAGAAAGGACCCCGTTGAGCTATTGAAGAAAGCCCTTGACGACATGGCACCATTAATGATGGTTAAAACTTTCAACACAGGTGTTGCTAAGGCCGCTGTGATTCCAGTCCCATTAAGCCAAAGACAAAGAAATAGAATTGCTTGGAAATGGATAGTCGAAGGTGCAAATAAGCGTGTGTCCAACGATTTTGCAGTAAGGTTGGGTGAAGAACTTGTGGCCGTCTATGAAGGGAAGAGTAGCGGCTTCGAAAAGAGAGATCAAATGCACAAGACTGCAATTGCACATAGATCATACATTCAATTGAGATGA
- a CDS encoding uncharacterized protein (CAGL0C04829g~Ortholog(s) have endoplasmic reticulum localization) yields MMVASKYIHLPRFRTIQSPNDDIEMVTNRIPLENGTTNAESTTYYQVNKYIIATVICCGFAGIASELFQKIASHNKRSFDVYDIYFDMMGSGCGIIAAYLHESYSNRISIEG; encoded by the coding sequence ATGATGGTTGCATCGAAGTATATTCATCTCCCGCGATTTAGAACAATACAATCTCCAAATGACGATATTGAAATGGTAACGAACCGTATCCCTTTAGAAAATGGAACAACTAATGCTGAATCCACAACTTACTATCAGGTAAACAAGTACATCATTGCCACCGTTATATGCTGTGGGTTTGCTGGTATAGCAAGTgaattgtttcaaaagatAGCTTCACATAACAAGAGAAGTTTCGATGTCTATGACATCTATTTTGATATGATGGGAAGCGGATGTGGAATAATTGCGGCTTACCTCCATGAAAGTTATAGCAACAGAATTTCTATCGAGGGATGA
- the NNF1 gene encoding MIND complex subunit NNF1 (CAGL0C04851g~Ortholog(s) have role in chromosome segregation and nuclear MIS12/MIND complex localization), with protein MVSAERVRYQRLNQVFDRALAQTVHKLESKERVVSCFPRYSSTLEGSSHLENCQAQLIEFMVRYCEREFQAILEERNVKVKLDELDDLISLAQSRLEERKRQALVTAKRKEGNARPINRDLEQGLSAVDQLSSKKLLAAHLYTLRKDTVAKIDNRLQKVNALNNKIKDEITELEEEIEKSKSNINSLLDDTMGSTALRDQDETLVQGLHDMVLELKENLI; from the coding sequence ATGGTTTCTGCGGAGAGAGTACGGTACCAGCGATTGAACCAGGTGTTTGACCGGGCGTTGGCCCAGACGGTGCACAAGCTGGAGAGCAAAGAGCGGGTGGTGTCCTGTTTCCCGCGGTACTCGAGCACGCTGGAAGGGTCCTCGCACCTGGAGAACTGCCAGGCGCAACTGATTGAGTTTATGGTGCGGTACTGCGAGCGGGAGTTCCAGGCCATCCTAGAAGAGCGGAACGTGAAGGTGAAATTGGATGAACTGGATGATCTGATCTCCCTAGCGCAGAGCCGTCTGGAAGAAAGGAAACGCCAGGCATTGGTAACTGCCAAGAGGAAAGAAGGCAATGCAAGGCCTATAAACAGGGACCTTGAGCAGGGTCTATCAGCTGTGGATCAGTTGAGCAGTAAAAAACTGCTGGCAGCACATCTATATACCTTGAGGAAAGACACAGTGGCAAAAATTGACAATAGGCTACAAAAGGTTAATGCCTTAAATAATAAGATTAAGGATGAGATCACGGAACTCGAAGAAGAGATTGAAAAGAGCAAGAGTAACATTAATAGTCTACTGGATGACACAATGGGGTCCACAGCTTTACGCGATCAGGATGAAACTTTAGTGCAAGGTTTGCATGACATGGTACTAGAACTGAAAGAGAATCTGATATAA
- the PXP2 gene encoding Pxp2p (CAGL0C04873g~Ortholog(s) have cytosol, mitochondrion, nucleus, peroxisome localization) encodes MSMKSVLNAQRLIQLSQFHPKLQNIWYLVAAVTFSVCNHPQELPKLYHYALALSNENADIHRITLAGKCNDMVDNCMRRPDLRESIINEGFQQPSILHSTITRKFRESILKSGPLAGLPKAINGLHSLKEYTPLSLLPSVSREIDPWHASVNNCRPYMSNEESKTGTGRVEEDFEDREVAMQRGLKHWNSIYNKVSQRIINNMNSSYPDLWYYTLVHVYGPLLSNDEVLSAQETSFIVIAALVPQDVNPQLKGHLRGALNIGCDREAIEAARSLAILVAKWCGVTWHADIVKL; translated from the coding sequence ATGTCTATGAAGAGTGTACTTAATGCGCAGAGGCTGATCCAGCTCTCGCAGTTCCATCCGAAGCTGCAGAACATATGGTACTTGGTCGCCGCAGTGACCTTCAGCGTGTGCAACCACCCTCAGGAGCTGCCCAAGTTGTACCACTACGCGTTGGCGTTGAGCAATGAGAATGCCGACATACATCGCATCACATTGGCTGGGAAGTGCAACGATATGGTTGACAACTGCATGCGGAGACCTGACCTCCGAGAATCCATTATCAATGAGGGATTCCAGCAGCCCTCGATCCTGCACAGTACCATCACCCGCAAGTTTCGCGAGTCCATTCTGAAATCTGGTCCCTTAGCTGGACTTCCGAAAGCCATCAATGGTCTGCATAGCTTGAAAGAATACACTCCTTTGAGTTTACTTCCGAGTGTTTCCAGGGAGATCGACCCATGGCATGCGTCAGTGAATAACTGCAGACCGTACATGTCCAATGAAGAATCTAAAACGGGAACTGGTCGTGTTGAAGAGGACTTTGAGGACAGAGAGGTCGCCATGCAACGAGGTCTGAAACATTGGAACTCTATCTACAACAAAGTGTCCCAACGTATCATAAATAACATGAACTCGTCATACCCTGACCTATGGTACTACACTTTGGTGCACGTCTATGGACCTCTACTTTCTAATGATGAAGTATTGTCTGCTCAGGAAACCAGTTTCATTGTGATTGCAGCGTTGGTTCCTCAGGATGTTAACCCCCAATTGAAAGGCCATCTCAGAGGTGCTTTGAATATTGGCTGCGATAGAGAAGCAATTGAAGCTGCAAGAAGCTTAGCCATCCTGGTTGCTAAATGGTGTGGTGTAACTTGGCATGCAGATATTGTTAAActatga